A region from the Engraulis encrasicolus isolate BLACKSEA-1 unplaced genomic scaffold, IST_EnEncr_1.0 scaffold_32_np1212, whole genome shotgun sequence genome encodes:
- the LOC134443454 gene encoding ribonuclease inhibitor-like, producing MWLHLNDNDLGDSGVKQISTLLRNPDCKLQTLWVDNCGLTDQSCATLASMLCKESSKLKHLDLSSNHIGDAGVLLLCSGLKSPNCTLETLSLSDCGVTGEGYAALAAALKSNPSSHLEELDLRGNDPGDSGVMSLTDLLQDPQCKLKRLRLLRSETAEKSCEYLTSVVGGNPLLLTEVDLTGKISGDSAVKQFCALLEDPHCRWKKLKLVI from the exons ATGTGGCTGCATCTGAATGATAATGACCTCggagactctggtgtgaagcagatctctactctactcaggaatccagactgtaaactacagacactgtg GGTCGACAACTGCGGGCTCACGGATCAGAGCTGTGCAACACTCGCATCAATGCTCTGCAAAGAGTCATCAAAGCTCAAACACCTGGATCTCAGTAGCAACCACATTGGAGATGCTGGAGTCCTACTGCTGTGTAGTGGACTGAAGAGCCCCAACTGTACACTGGAGACACTGAG CTTGTCAGATTGTGGTGTAACAGgtgaaggatatgctgctctggctgcagctctcaaatcaaacccctcctcacacctggaggagctggacctgagaggaaacgaccctggagactctggagtgatgTCACTCACTGATCTATTACAGGACCCTCAATGTAAACTAAAGAGACTGAG ACTATTGAGGAGTGAGACAGCAGAGAAATCTTGTGAGTATCTGACTTCAGTTGTGGGTGGAAACCCCTTACTCCTGACAGAGGTGGACCTGACTGGGAAGATATCAGGAGACTCAGCAGTGAAGCAGTTCTGTGCTCTACTGGAGGACCCACACTGCAGATGGAAGAAACTCAAGTTAGTGATTTAA